From one Magnolia sinica isolate HGM2019 chromosome 18, MsV1, whole genome shotgun sequence genomic stretch:
- the LOC131234005 gene encoding vesicle-associated protein 1-3-like isoform X2 produces MSSGDLLSIHPTELKFPFELKKQSSCSLQLTNKTDQHIAFKVKTTNPKKYCVRPNTGVVLPGATCDVTVTMQAQKDAPPDLQCKDKFLLQSVAASDAVTVKDITPEMFNKEDGKVVEEFKLRVVYIPANPPSPVPEESEEGSSPRASLLDNGNPNASLSDAASRSSGEHKENPEELLRKEASKSQGGSSFMFVVLIGLLGILVGYFIKM; encoded by the exons ATGAGCAGCGGAGATCTTCTCAGCATCCATCCTACAGAGCTCAAATTTCCAT TTGAATTGAAGAAGCAGAGCTCATGTTCTCTGCAATTGACTAACAAGACAGATCAGCATATCGCCTTCAAg GTTAAAACGACCAACCCAAAGAAATACTGTGTGCGTCCTAACACCGGTGTTGTTTTGCCTGGGGCCACATGCGATGTTACAG TTACGATGCAAGCCCAAAAGGATGCTCCTCCGGATCTGCAATGCAAAGACAAGTTCCTCCTTCAGAGTGTTGCTGCAAGTGATGCTGTGACTGTAAAGGACATAACCCCTGAAATG TTCAATAAAGAGGATGGAAAGGTTGTTGAAGAGTTCAAATTGAGGGTGGTTTATATTCCTGCTAATCCCCCCTCGCCAGTCCCTGAGGAATCGGAAGAAGGATCTTCTCCCAGGGCCTCGTTGCTAGATAATGGAAATCCAAATGCTTCCTTGTCAGATGCT GCATCAAGATCTTCTGGGGAACACAAAGAGAATCCAGAG GAGCTGCTAAGGAAAGAGGCCAGCAAAAGCCAAGGTGGCAGCTCATTCATGTTTGTGGTTCTGATTGGTCTCCTGGGCATCCTGGTTGGCTACTTTATTAAGATGTGA
- the LOC131234005 gene encoding vesicle-associated protein 1-3-like isoform X1: MSSGDLLSIHPTELKFPFELKKQSSCSLQLTNKTDQHIAFKVKTTNPKKYCVRPNTGVVLPGATCDVTVTMQAQKDAPPDLQCKDKFLLQSVAASDAVTVKDITPEMFNKEDGKVVEEFKLRVVYIPANPPSPVPEESEEGSSPRASLLDNGNPNASLSDAASRSSGEHKENPEAFSMISKLTEEKTNAIQRNQKLQQELELLRKEASKSQGGSSFMFVVLIGLLGILVGYFIKM, translated from the exons ATGAGCAGCGGAGATCTTCTCAGCATCCATCCTACAGAGCTCAAATTTCCAT TTGAATTGAAGAAGCAGAGCTCATGTTCTCTGCAATTGACTAACAAGACAGATCAGCATATCGCCTTCAAg GTTAAAACGACCAACCCAAAGAAATACTGTGTGCGTCCTAACACCGGTGTTGTTTTGCCTGGGGCCACATGCGATGTTACAG TTACGATGCAAGCCCAAAAGGATGCTCCTCCGGATCTGCAATGCAAAGACAAGTTCCTCCTTCAGAGTGTTGCTGCAAGTGATGCTGTGACTGTAAAGGACATAACCCCTGAAATG TTCAATAAAGAGGATGGAAAGGTTGTTGAAGAGTTCAAATTGAGGGTGGTTTATATTCCTGCTAATCCCCCCTCGCCAGTCCCTGAGGAATCGGAAGAAGGATCTTCTCCCAGGGCCTCGTTGCTAGATAATGGAAATCCAAATGCTTCCTTGTCAGATGCT GCATCAAGATCTTCTGGGGAACACAAAGAGAATCCAGAG GCATTCTCTATGATTTCCAAGTTGACTGAGGAGAAAACTAATGCCATTCAACGAAATCAGAAACTGCAGCAAGAACTG GAGCTGCTAAGGAAAGAGGCCAGCAAAAGCCAAGGTGGCAGCTCATTCATGTTTGTGGTTCTGATTGGTCTCCTGGGCATCCTGGTTGGCTACTTTATTAAGATGTGA